The genomic region GATGCTCTACGGCGCCCGGGAGTGCGCGCGTGTGCTGCTCGAGGAGGGGCGCGACGCCGTCGTCGCCCGCCACCGTCTCGCGGGCGAGGCGATGCTCGCCGGCGTCCGGGGCCTGGGCCTGGTCGTCTTCGGCGACGTCGCCCACAAGATGAACAACGTCGTCGCGGTCGAGATCCCCGAGGGCGTTCCGGGCGACGTCGCGCGCGGCGAGATGCTCACCGACTTCGGCATCGAGATCGGCACGTCGTTCGGCCCGCTCCACGGCCGGGTGTGGCGCATCGGCACGATGGGCTACAACGCTCGAAAGGACGCCGTGCTCACCACGCTCGCCGCGCTCGAGGCGGTGCTGCGCCGTCACGGCCACGCCGTGCCGACCGGCGGCGGGGTGGAGGCCGCGGCCGACGTGTACCGGAGCGCGTGACGTGACCGCGACACTGCTCCGCGTGGACCGGGACGTCGTCGCGGGCGCGGCGCGGCGCGTGATGGCGCGGTGCGACGAGCTCGCGCGGGTCTCGGCCATGTCGGGCGGCATCGAACGCGTCTACCTGTCACCCGAGCACGCGCGCGTGAACCGCCTCGCCGCCGAGTGGATGCGCGAGCTGGGCATGACGACGCGGCAGGACGCCGCGGGCAACCAGCTGGGGCGTCTGCGTGTGAATCCGGCGCCGTCCGGACGGTCGCCGGGTGAACCCGCCGTGCGGGACGAAGCGCGGGCACTGCTGATGGGATCGCACCTCGACACCGTCCCCGACGCCGGACGCTACGACGGCATCGTCGGCGTGCTGATGGCGCTCGAAGTGGTGCGGATGCTGCGCGTGCCCACCGCCGACGGCTCCGGGTTCCGGTCGCCGCTGCCGTTCGCGCTCGAGGTCATCGCATTCTCCGACGAGGAGGGCACGAGGTTCGGCAAGGCGCTGCTGGGGTCCTCGGCCGTCGCCGGCGAGTGGGACGCGGACTGGTGGGCGCTCTCCGACAAGGACGGCACGTCGCTGCGCGAGGCGTTCCTGGAGTTCGGCCTGGATCCGGGACGCGTCGGCGAGGCGGCACGGCGACCCGACGAGCTGGTCGGATACCTCGAGGCGCATATCGAGCAGGGGCCCGAGCTCGACGAGCGCGGGGAATCGCTCGCGGTGGTGTCGTCGATCGCGAGCGCGCGGCGTTTCCAGCTCGTCGTCGAGGGTGAGGCGCGTCACGCGGGCGGCACGCCCTACGATCGGCGGCGCGATGCTCTGCTCGGTGCGAGCGAGGCCGCGCTCGCCGTGGAGCGAATATGCCGTTCCGAGCATCACATCATCGGCACCGTCGGCCAGCTCGAGGCGTATCCCGGCGCGGTGAACATCGTTCCCGGCGAGGCGCACCTGAGTCTCGACCTGCGCGGCGAGTTCGACGGGGAGCGCGACCGCGTGTGGCAGCGCATCGAGCACGATCTCGACGAGATCATGGGCCGCCGCGGACTGCGCTGGCGCGCGCACGAGATCCACAGCGCCCCGGCGGTGTTCTGCGCGCCGCTGCTGCAGGACGCCGTCAGCCTCGGCATCCGCTCGACGACGCCGGAGACCGCCGACGACCCCGCGGTCATCTTCAGCCGCGCCGGCCACGACGGCATGGCGATCGGGGCCGTGACGGATGTCGGCATGCTGTTCCTCCGCAACCCCGACGGCATCAGCCACCACCCCGACGAGGCGGTCTCGGCCGGGGACGTCGCCCGCGGCATCCAGGCCCTCGCCGAGTCGGTGCTGCAGCTGGCGGCGGACCGGGGCTGAGCCGGCCCGACCCGGGCCCGCCGTCGCGATCGGCGGTGTCGAACGGCGATGGCACCATGACGGTGTGCGCACCGGTTCGGCGGCGAGTGAAGGGTTTCTGCGGCAGAGTCGGGATAACCCCCTGGCCGGGGGCGGGGATCGCGCATACGGTCGGGGTTGTCGTGACCCGATGTCAGCGGAAGGGTGGCCGATGGCCGAGGGGGGAAGCGCGGGGACGTTCTCGCGCCTGTACTGGATGAAGCGCCTCATCTACCGCGGCGACAGGCCGGGGCCGGTCGCGCGGGCGCTCAACGGCTTCTGGGCGCGGCAGTACCGGAAGGGCGGTGCTCTGGCGCGGGATCGGGACGTCACGCTCGAGGTGCGCGGCCGCTCGAGCGGCCGCCCGCTGCAGTTCCCCGTTGTGCTCGCCGACCACGAGGGTCACTGGTACCTCGTCTCGATGCTGGGGGAGCAGGCGAACTGGGTGCGCAACGTCCGCGCCGGTGACGGCCGTGCGATCATCCGGCACGACGGTGAGCACGACGTGACCCTCGCCGAGGTCGCCGTGGCGGAGCGTGCGCCGATCCTGCGGCGCTATCTCGATGTCGCCCCGGGGGCTCGTCCGCACCTGGCGGCCGAGCGCGGCGCACCGCCGGCCGCATTCGAGCGGATCGCGGCCGAGCACCCGGTGTTCCGGATCGACGGCCTTCCGCAGCCGGCCTGAGCTCAGCCGGACCGGGAGCGCTCTGCTGCTTCGCGCTGCGCGCTCGCGGTGTCGAGAACATCCTCGTCTCGGAGCCGAGCGAGGCTCGTCGCCTCGCGATCGCTTCGGTCGGCGCGACGAACATCGTCGATCCCGTGAACGAGGATCTGGCAGCCCGAGTCGCTGACACGACGAACGGCGACGGCGTCG from Microbacter sp. GSS18 harbors:
- a CDS encoding Zn-dependent hydrolase, coding for MTATLLRVDRDVVAGAARRVMARCDELARVSAMSGGIERVYLSPEHARVNRLAAEWMRELGMTTRQDAAGNQLGRLRVNPAPSGRSPGEPAVRDEARALLMGSHLDTVPDAGRYDGIVGVLMALEVVRMLRVPTADGSGFRSPLPFALEVIAFSDEEGTRFGKALLGSSAVAGEWDADWWALSDKDGTSLREAFLEFGLDPGRVGEAARRPDELVGYLEAHIEQGPELDERGESLAVVSSIASARRFQLVVEGEARHAGGTPYDRRRDALLGASEAALAVERICRSEHHIIGTVGQLEAYPGAVNIVPGEAHLSLDLRGEFDGERDRVWQRIEHDLDEIMGRRGLRWRAHEIHSAPAVFCAPLLQDAVSLGIRSTTPETADDPAVIFSRAGHDGMAIGAVTDVGMLFLRNPDGISHHPDEAVSAGDVARGIQALAESVLQLAADRG
- a CDS encoding nitroreductase/quinone reductase family protein; the encoded protein is MAEGGSAGTFSRLYWMKRLIYRGDRPGPVARALNGFWARQYRKGGALARDRDVTLEVRGRSSGRPLQFPVVLADHEGHWYLVSMLGEQANWVRNVRAGDGRAIIRHDGEHDVTLAEVAVAERAPILRRYLDVAPGARPHLAAERGAPPAAFERIAAEHPVFRIDGLPQPA